The DNA region GTACAACCATCTGCCCACACCCGTCCGCCCGTGCGTGGTCATCACGATCAGGTCGGCTCCCTCCAGGATCGACGCGCGCACGATCACCTCCACCGGCTCCCCTATGTGGACGGTCGCCTCGACCTTCGTACTAGCATCCCTCAGCTGGGATGCCTTCTCGTCCAGGTATCGCTCAGCAGCGTTGAACGCCTCGAGCAGGTTCCCCGCCGACATATGCGGCGAGACCGCCCTCAGCAGGACCAGGCCGCCGGATGGCCCCTTCGCCAAGAGTTTGCCCCAAGGGATCGCCTTCTCCGAGAGATCAGAGCCATCCAGCGGTACTAGCACCCTCATGATCTTGCCTCCAGCTGCGAGCTTTGCACCCTCATGGTAGTACGGGGAGATCGCGGCCCGACACACCCCAAGGTGTGGTTCTCAGCCACCCGCTGGGGTAGTACTGCGGTGCGCTGGACACCCACAAGGATACCCAGTCTCCTTCGCTCCGGAGCCCGCGCGCCTCACAGAGAGCGCTGACCCCATGGGTAACGCTTCTCAAGAGGCCAAGGCCGATCCGCCCCCATATCTCGGCATGCTGCGGTAGATCGGGGGCGCGCTCGAGGCACATACTCGAGACAAATCCTTCTTTACTAGAAGGTTCGTACATCCACAGGACGATGCATCGAGGCAGCCCCCCCGTAGTGTGCAACCAAGTTGGACAGCATGGCCCGACCCACACCAGAGGCCGCCTAGGTTATACATAGTGAGAGCCGAGAGATGGGCCAGCTACTTGGCCCCACAGGCAGCCGAGCGCTCCGGGGAATGTGTCGTCGGCGGCCAGGTCACCATTGAGGCAGCTTGATCTCAGCGCTAGGCGGCTGCTCCCTCCCCACTTACTCTGTGAGGAGACCCATACGCTGCCTGACGCTGTAGTAGCTGGCAGGACGCATGAGCGCCACGGCGCGCTCGCAGCCCGCCTCCGCCCCCCGCATGCGGCTGGCCCCGTCGTACCACTGCTCGTACCTGAAGGATACCACCTCACCCCGGAAGAGGCTGTAGGCGTGGATGGCCTCCAGGTACCGGTCCCATACCTCGGTGACGTCCAGGTACACCTCGGGCCTGAAGCCCTCCATATCCTCCCAGTTCTCCGCGAAGTACACCCGGGACGGCGAGTGTTCGGGATATTCCCGCTTGAACGCCTTCAGCCCTGCAAAGAACAGCGAGGCCATCACGTTATCGTGGGTGTTGTTGTGATCCCTGTGGAAGCTCCCCCTCCAGTGGGTGAGGATCACGGACGGCCGATGCTTGCGAATGAGGTCGGCCACCATCCACTGCGCCTCCTCATTGACTGGTAGCTCGCCGTCCGGATAGGGGAGCATGACGCACTCGGCCCCCAGGATCTCGGCGGCCCGCTGCGCCTCCTCGCGCTTGATCTGGAGGTACTCCTCCGGCGTCAGGGTGGGGCTGCCCTTCTCACCTCCCGTCATATGGACCAGCACCGCTCGCCAACCCGCGCGGACGTGCAACAGCACGGCAGCTCCGCCCATGATCTCGGCATCGGCAGCGTGGGCCCCTACTACCATGATGCACTTGTGCGACTCCACAACTCACCTCCTACAGATCTTTCTTGAGCACGGCAAATCGCCTCACCTCATGAAAACCACACTGCGAGTATAGCTTCGCCGCATAGTCGCCGGTCCAGAGGAACCATGCAGCGTGATAACCCTTCTTCCGCATCTCCAGGAGCATGTGCGCGAGCAACACCCTGCCTATGCCACGGCTCCTGAGGTCAGGGTTCACCCCAAAGGGGCCAAAGCGCTCAGCCCTGTGTTGGGCGTACCCCACGACCTCTTCCTCCAGGAAGGCCACCACCATCCCCACCGTGCGAGGGTCACCGGCAAACAGGTCTCCCAGCACCCCCGAGGCCTCACGGTGCCAGTCCCAGGTGAAGTGCTGCTGGACGAACGCCAGCACAGGCACTATGTCCCCAGGTTCGACCTCCCTCACCACCACCCCCTCGCCGCGCAGCCTCTCCTCCACCTCCTGGATGTGGGCCGGTATCTGGAAGCCCGTGAGCTCGGCGCGCATGCTGAGGGGACGCTCCACGACCTCCCAGCTATCGC from Thermobaculum terrenum ATCC BAA-798 includes:
- a CDS encoding PIG-L deacetylase family protein, translated to MESHKCIMVVGAHAADAEIMGGAAVLLHVRAGWRAVLVHMTGGEKGSPTLTPEEYLQIKREEAQRAAEILGAECVMLPYPDGELPVNEEAQWMVADLIRKHRPSVILTHWRGSFHRDHNNTHDNVMASLFFAGLKAFKREYPEHSPSRVYFAENWEDMEGFRPEVYLDVTEVWDRYLEAIHAYSLFRGEVVSFRYEQWYDGASRMRGAEAGCERAVALMRPASYYSVRQRMGLLTE
- a CDS encoding GNAT family N-acetyltransferase, coding for MDKAYISVRPYRATDEEALLRVWNSALVVDPINPATWRSKVLLDPNFDPEGCLVAECEGQLRGFVLSLRRRVPFFNDGLQPEQAWITAFGVEPDWQGRGIGRRLLDEALQRLRSLGARTVAISPYVPNYFTPGVDVHAYGRAVEWLLRDSWEVVERPLSMRAELTGFQIPAHIQEVEERLRGEGVVVREVEPGDIVPVLAFVQQHFTWDWHREASGVLGDLFAGDPRTVGMVVAFLEEEVVGYAQHRAERFGPFGVNPDLRSRGIGRVLLAHMLLEMRKKGYHAAWFLWTGDYAAKLYSQCGFHEVRRFAVLKKDL